From one Lysinibacillus sp. G4S2 genomic stretch:
- a CDS encoding YebC/PmpR family DNA-binding transcriptional regulator, with protein sequence MGRKWNNIKEKKASKDQSTSRINAKFGREIYVAAKSGEPDPESNRALKVVLERAKTYSVPKHIIEKAIDKAKGGGDENFDELRYEGFGPAGTMLIVDALTNNVNRTASDVRAAFGKNNGNMGVSGSVAYMFDSTAVIGLEGKSADEVLEILMEADVDARDILEEDEAVIIYAEPDQFFAAQEALKAAGVQEFTVAELSMLPQTEVALTGDDVAKFEKLIDALEDLEDVQNVYHNADLGE encoded by the coding sequence ATGGGTCGTAAGTGGAACAATATTAAAGAAAAGAAAGCGTCTAAAGACCAAAGCACAAGCCGAATCAACGCAAAATTCGGACGTGAAATTTATGTGGCAGCTAAATCAGGCGAGCCAGATCCTGAATCAAACCGTGCCCTTAAAGTTGTCCTTGAACGAGCAAAAACATACAGTGTTCCTAAGCATATTATTGAAAAAGCAATTGATAAAGCAAAAGGTGGCGGCGATGAAAACTTCGACGAATTACGCTATGAAGGCTTCGGACCAGCTGGCACTATGTTAATCGTTGATGCTTTAACAAATAATGTTAACCGTACAGCTTCTGATGTACGTGCAGCATTTGGTAAAAACAATGGGAATATGGGTGTCAGTGGATCTGTTGCCTACATGTTTGATTCAACAGCGGTTATCGGTTTAGAAGGTAAATCTGCAGATGAAGTTCTTGAAATTTTAATGGAAGCAGATGTTGATGCTCGTGATATTCTGGAAGAAGATGAGGCTGTCATTATTTATGCGGAGCCGGACCAATTCTTTGCTGCACAAGAAGCATTAAAAGCAGCTGGTGTTCAAGAATTTACAGTAGCAGAGCTTTCTATGCTTCCACAAACAGAAGTAGCATTAACTGGTGACGATGTAGCGAAATTTGAAAAACTAATTGATGCATTAGAAGATTTAGAAGACGTACAAAATGTTTACCATAATGCAGATTTAGGCGAATAA
- a CDS encoding low molecular weight protein-tyrosine-phosphatase: protein MIRVLFVCLGNICRSPMAEAVMRDLVEKEHLSQKIEVDSAATSSWHIGEPPHRGTQDKLKEYGISTKGMQGRQLQKADFENFDYLIGMDESNIRNIQTMLGNPNSPKIFRFLDLTDHQKDVPDPYYTGDFQETYNLVLEGCHALLEKIKVESQL from the coding sequence ATGATTCGAGTACTTTTTGTATGTTTGGGAAATATTTGTCGCTCACCAATGGCTGAAGCGGTCATGCGTGATTTAGTAGAGAAAGAGCATTTGAGTCAGAAAATCGAAGTAGATTCGGCTGCAACAAGCTCCTGGCATATTGGTGAACCTCCGCACAGAGGAACACAAGATAAGCTGAAAGAATACGGCATCTCAACGAAAGGGATGCAAGGGCGACAGTTACAAAAGGCAGACTTTGAAAATTTCGATTACCTTATTGGCATGGATGAAAGTAATATACGCAATATACAAACGATGCTGGGCAATCCTAATTCTCCAAAGATTTTCCGTTTTTTAGATTTAACTGACCATCAAAAAGACGTGCCAGATCCATATTATACAGGAGATTTTCAAGAAACTTATAATCTGGTTTTAGAAGGCTGTCATGCATTATTAGAAAAAATCAAAGTAGAAAGCCAATTGTAA
- a CDS encoding lysophospholipid acyltransferase family protein, which translates to MYKFIANVVKVILKLSGSKARVYEEQNLPKEGGFIIACTHTGYVDILNLGVAVFPREIHFMAKKQLFDIKGLGWLIERLNAFPVDRDNPGPSVIKIPSQLLKEGKIVGIFPSGTRNAEGTDLKQGAITIAQLSKAQILPAAYVGARNAGDIFKRGKGYLIYGEPFYVTGKGKDGREEFTHRLEHELLALTEELEKRIATEKN; encoded by the coding sequence GTGTATAAATTTATAGCGAATGTTGTAAAAGTGATATTAAAATTATCGGGCTCAAAAGCGCGTGTATATGAAGAGCAAAACTTACCGAAGGAAGGTGGTTTTATTATTGCATGTACACACACGGGTTATGTTGATATTTTAAATCTTGGTGTTGCAGTATTCCCTCGGGAAATCCACTTTATGGCTAAAAAGCAATTGTTTGATATAAAGGGTCTTGGTTGGCTTATAGAGCGTTTAAATGCCTTTCCGGTTGACCGTGACAATCCAGGTCCAAGCGTTATTAAAATTCCTTCACAGTTATTGAAGGAGGGTAAAATTGTTGGGATTTTCCCATCCGGTACGCGAAATGCTGAAGGTACGGATTTAAAGCAAGGTGCTATTACAATAGCACAATTGTCAAAAGCGCAAATTTTACCAGCCGCTTATGTTGGTGCGCGTAATGCTGGTGATATTTTTAAACGTGGAAAGGGCTATCTAATTTATGGCGAGCCATTTTATGTAACAGGCAAGGGTAAAGACGGGCGTGAGGAATTTACACATCGTCTTGAGCATGAACTGTTAGCTTTAACAGAGGAATTAGAAAAGCGCATTGCAACAGAAAAAAATTAA
- a CDS encoding putative RNA methyltransferase — protein sequence MGALSKRAAGAALMDKNITLFACPICQESMSVFEQGRLVCSSNHSFDIAKQGYVNMLTHGAISKYSKDLFESRKAVIDSGIYDLVEDKIGELIANAETVLDTGCGEGSHLARIMAKKHGIGIGIDIAKEGILAASRHYPEQIWCVGDLAKSPFARSSFDAILNILSPANYEEFKRLLTRNGCVVKVVPQSGYLHELRAQLYADSTKESYSNEQIVARFKESFADVSVERITYTVPLALELVPALLEMTPMGWHKKEGATIHLNEITIDVDVLVGKV from the coding sequence ATGGGGGCACTTTCTAAAAGAGCTGCAGGGGCAGCCTTAATGGATAAAAATATAACGCTTTTTGCTTGTCCGATTTGTCAGGAGTCAATGAGTGTTTTTGAGCAGGGTAGACTAGTATGCTCCTCAAATCATTCTTTTGATATTGCCAAGCAGGGCTATGTCAATATGCTGACACATGGTGCTATTTCTAAGTACAGTAAAGACCTCTTTGAATCTCGAAAAGCGGTTATTGATAGTGGTATCTACGATTTAGTAGAAGATAAAATTGGAGAGCTCATTGCGAATGCAGAAACCGTGCTTGATACAGGGTGTGGTGAAGGTTCACATTTAGCCCGTATTATGGCGAAGAAACATGGGATTGGCATTGGTATTGATATAGCGAAAGAAGGCATACTTGCTGCATCTCGACATTATCCAGAACAAATTTGGTGTGTTGGTGATTTAGCGAAAAGTCCATTTGCAAGATCAAGCTTCGATGCCATCTTAAACATTTTATCTCCTGCAAATTATGAAGAATTTAAACGTCTATTAACTAGGAATGGTTGTGTTGTGAAGGTTGTACCTCAAAGCGGGTACTTACATGAGCTTCGAGCACAATTGTATGCGGATTCTACTAAAGAGTCGTATTCGAATGAACAAATAGTTGCTCGTTTTAAAGAAAGCTTTGCCGATGTTAGTGTAGAGCGTATTACTTATACGGTACCGTTAGCTCTAGAGCTTGTACCAGCACTGCTTGAAATGACACCAATGGGCTGGCATAAAAAAGAGGGGGCAACTATCCATTTAAATGAAATTACGATTGATGTTGATGTATTAGTGGGAAAGGTTTAA
- a CDS encoding MATE family efflux transporter, translating to MADTLRESDIREPNKLSLFHLTWPIFLEVFLFMLMGLADTFMLSALSDNAVSGVGAANQYIHIAILILEVIGNGASIVVSQYLGSRRIFEAAKISALAITMNLVVGLMMSILFFFCSSHLMTMMNLQGDVLQYAQSYLVIIGSFIFLQAIINALAAIIRVHGRTKQTMYVSLGMNVLHVVLNYGLIFGNLGLPELGVKGAAISSVISRGLAVLVFFWLLYQVMEVRLKLQYYFEYSKEYVRKILNIGLPSAFEQVLYQFCQIVFLYYATYLGSETLAARQYAMNISMFTYLFAIAIGTGTAIIIGRYVGAGKKDEAYHQLWSSVRAAFVFTITMVVVVTIFRKQLMHVFTDDPEVIAIGASVLALSILLETGRTMNIVVINSLRASGDARFPVKIGFLSMVCMSLPLGYLFVFVLDWGLVGIWLAISADEWMRAIIVYFRWRSRKWERFALVPSTEQKEAN from the coding sequence TTGGCAGATACATTAAGAGAAAGTGATATAAGAGAGCCGAATAAGTTAAGTTTATTCCATTTAACGTGGCCGATATTTTTAGAAGTATTTTTATTTATGTTGATGGGATTAGCTGATACTTTTATGCTCAGTGCTTTATCAGATAATGCTGTATCAGGGGTTGGTGCTGCCAATCAATATATTCATATTGCAATTTTAATACTTGAAGTAATAGGTAATGGTGCTTCTATTGTTGTGTCACAATATTTAGGCTCAAGGCGTATTTTTGAAGCTGCGAAGATTTCTGCTTTAGCCATAACGATGAATTTGGTCGTTGGACTAATGATGAGTATCTTATTTTTCTTCTGTTCTAGTCATTTAATGACGATGATGAACTTGCAGGGTGATGTGCTTCAATACGCGCAAAGCTATTTAGTCATTATCGGGAGTTTTATTTTTTTACAGGCAATTATCAATGCGTTAGCGGCGATTATCCGTGTACATGGTAGGACAAAGCAAACGATGTATGTATCGCTAGGTATGAATGTTCTACATGTTGTATTAAATTACGGTTTGATTTTTGGTAACTTAGGATTGCCAGAGCTAGGTGTAAAAGGAGCGGCTATTTCCTCAGTTATAAGTCGTGGATTAGCAGTTCTTGTGTTTTTCTGGTTGTTGTATCAAGTCATGGAAGTAAGATTGAAGCTACAATATTATTTCGAGTATTCTAAGGAATATGTTCGAAAAATATTAAACATAGGCTTGCCGTCAGCGTTTGAGCAGGTGCTTTATCAGTTTTGTCAGATTGTCTTCTTATATTATGCAACGTATTTAGGATCAGAAACGCTTGCAGCAAGACAATATGCCATGAATATTTCGATGTTTACGTATTTGTTTGCGATTGCAATCGGTACAGGGACAGCTATTATTATTGGGCGTTATGTCGGTGCTGGTAAAAAGGATGAGGCTTATCATCAGCTGTGGTCAAGTGTACGTGCAGCTTTTGTCTTTACGATAACGATGGTTGTAGTTGTGACTATATTCCGGAAGCAGCTTATGCACGTTTTTACTGATGATCCAGAGGTAATAGCCATCGGAGCATCTGTGCTAGCATTAAGTATTCTGCTTGAGACAGGTCGTACGATGAATATCGTGGTTATTAACTCTTTGCGTGCCTCAGGGGATGCGAGGTTTCCAGTGAAAATTGGTTTTTTATCGATGGTTTGTATGAGCCTTCCACTCGGTTACTTGTTCGTTTTCGTTTTAGATTGGGGCTTAGTCGGTATTTGGCTGGCGATTTCGGCAGATGAATGGATGCGAGCCATTATTGTATACTTTAGATGGAGAAGTCGTAAGTGGGAGCGTTTCGCACTTGTTCCATCTACAGAACAGAAGGAGGCAAATTAA
- a CDS encoding tyrosine-protein phosphatase yields MKQFDMKIIPFEAVHNFRDMGGYKSRDGRSVKDGLFYRSAALGKMTIADKKLFETLGVQTIFDYRDNHEAQNNPNPVFPHAKYIQIPAKGNHAFEMPTNAGGKDFYKVVSPEMFREFYAQMPFNNASFKELMVTIQNPENLGLVHHCAVGKDRTGIGGALILLALDVPEETIMADYLNTNIHLRPLVEKMAQAIQQDYSDRELQQFYALMSAREDYLQAAFDAMDNKYGSKTAFLEQEFGLTKEKREQLQTHCLT; encoded by the coding sequence ATGAAACAATTTGATATGAAGATTATTCCGTTTGAGGCTGTTCATAATTTTCGTGATATGGGTGGATATAAGTCAAGAGATGGGCGTTCTGTAAAGGATGGCTTGTTTTATCGTTCAGCGGCGCTTGGCAAAATGACGATAGCAGACAAGAAGCTTTTTGAAACGCTAGGTGTCCAAACAATTTTTGATTATCGTGATAACCATGAAGCGCAAAACAATCCTAATCCGGTATTCCCACATGCTAAATATATTCAAATACCGGCAAAGGGCAATCACGCTTTCGAGATGCCTACAAATGCCGGAGGAAAAGATTTTTATAAGGTTGTAAGTCCAGAGATGTTCCGAGAATTTTATGCTCAAATGCCTTTTAATAATGCTTCGTTTAAGGAGTTAATGGTAACGATTCAAAACCCTGAAAATTTAGGGCTTGTACATCATTGTGCAGTAGGGAAGGATCGAACAGGTATCGGCGGTGCACTTATTTTACTCGCTTTAGATGTACCTGAGGAAACAATCATGGCGGACTATTTAAATACAAATATACATTTACGTCCCTTGGTAGAAAAGATGGCCCAAGCAATTCAGCAAGACTATAGCGATCGAGAATTACAGCAATTTTATGCATTAATGTCTGCCCGTGAGGATTATTTACAAGCAGCATTTGATGCAATGGATAACAAATATGGTTCTAAGACCGCATTTTTAGAGCAAGAGTTTGGTCTAACAAAAGAAAAGCGCGAGCAATTACAAACACATTGCTTAACATGA
- a CDS encoding helical backbone metal receptor has translation MKKMFKLQWLSVLMLAFVLVGCGAKEDTNKETVSKEDQQVEKTSYKVKDDRGVEVEFNAVPKTIVSLQPSNTEILFALGVGDKIVGATEFDTYPEEAKKIERVSSSTTFNSERILALKPDVVIAYTTGSDDENLNALKVLEDAGIKVFAIKSATSFDDVYGDIQQVASVMGIEDKGEKLNEDIKAKIAEVQAKVKDVKAKNIYLEISPKPDIYTTGSGTFQQEILNAANVKNVFADLESWQKVSEEDVIAKNPEVILTTVNTENSAAEILARGGWNSITAIQNKAVYFIDPDISNRPGPRIGEAVELIAKAVYPELFK, from the coding sequence ATGAAGAAAATGTTTAAGCTACAATGGCTTTCTGTGCTGATGCTGGCCTTCGTATTAGTTGGCTGTGGCGCGAAAGAAGATACTAATAAAGAGACTGTTTCTAAAGAAGATCAACAAGTTGAGAAAACAAGTTATAAAGTTAAGGATGATCGTGGTGTAGAAGTAGAGTTTAATGCAGTGCCTAAAACTATTGTTTCATTACAACCAAGTAATACAGAAATATTATTTGCACTAGGCGTTGGCGACAAAATCGTTGGTGCAACTGAGTTTGATACGTATCCAGAAGAAGCAAAAAAAATTGAGCGTGTGTCAAGTTCTACAACATTCAATAGTGAGCGTATTTTAGCGTTAAAGCCAGATGTAGTTATTGCTTATACAACTGGTAGTGATGATGAAAACTTAAATGCTCTAAAAGTTCTTGAAGATGCAGGAATTAAAGTTTTTGCCATTAAATCGGCTACTTCATTTGATGATGTTTACGGTGATATCCAACAAGTTGCATCTGTTATGGGGATAGAAGACAAAGGTGAAAAGTTAAATGAAGATATTAAAGCTAAAATTGCTGAAGTCCAAGCAAAAGTAAAAGATGTAAAAGCAAAAAATATTTATTTAGAAATTAGTCCAAAGCCAGATATATATACAACTGGTTCTGGTACATTCCAACAAGAGATTTTAAATGCTGCAAACGTGAAAAATGTATTTGCTGATCTCGAAAGCTGGCAAAAGGTATCTGAGGAAGATGTCATTGCGAAAAATCCAGAAGTGATTTTAACAACAGTGAATACGGAAAACTCAGCAGCAGAAATTCTTGCACGTGGTGGATGGAATTCAATTACAGCGATTCAAAATAAAGCGGTTTATTTTATAGATCCTGATATCTCAAACCGTCCAGGTCCACGTATTGGTGAAGCTGTTGAGCTAATAGCAAAAGCGGTATATCCTGAGCTTTTTAAATAA
- a CDS encoding glutathione peroxidase, producing the protein MSIYNYLVKKPNGEILSMETYRGKTLLIVNTANKCRFTYQFEDLQKMYDKYGKDNFVVLGFPCDQFDNQNPEDGEQTTHLCKINYGVTFPIFELVQVNGDATHPLFNYLKHEIDYREFGKASMQEKMLAEAIIQIAPSFLDGRNIRWNFTKFLIDTNGKTVARFEPTDSQLDIEQAIEKIL; encoded by the coding sequence ATGAGCATTTATAATTATTTAGTAAAGAAGCCAAATGGTGAAATATTATCAATGGAAACTTATCGAGGGAAAACGCTGTTAATTGTTAATACAGCAAACAAGTGTCGTTTTACATATCAATTCGAAGACTTACAAAAAATGTATGACAAATATGGGAAAGATAATTTCGTCGTATTAGGTTTTCCTTGTGATCAATTTGATAATCAAAATCCTGAAGATGGCGAACAAACTACACACCTTTGTAAAATCAACTATGGTGTAACATTCCCAATTTTTGAATTGGTGCAGGTAAATGGAGATGCAACACACCCATTATTCAATTATTTAAAGCACGAGATAGATTATCGCGAATTTGGCAAGGCAAGTATGCAGGAAAAAATGTTAGCAGAAGCAATTATCCAAATTGCGCCTAGTTTTTTAGATGGTCGTAATATTCGCTGGAACTTTACGAAATTTTTAATAGATACAAATGGTAAAACAGTTGCCCGCTTTGAACCTACAGATTCACAGCTTGATATTGAACAAGCGATTGAAAAAATCCTATAA
- the ytvI gene encoding sporulation integral membrane protein YtvI — translation MNKINTRKLIFRMIMIISLIVAAYFIVPVSVPIILAGVTAFFLEPIVMFFKRRWKMSRKIAVAFIYIVSVILISIICYFTITQLMSQIILISKQAPYYISKLSEMWLNMQENISKYTEDFPPEVSTSLQNTTMDFIKKMEESFLNFFNYTKVTAFFAEIPSLFISLLVYMIALFLFMLDLPKLKQITYKYLKPSTANKLKIVLNRLKGAIFGYMKAHLLVSFVIGGVTLIGLLLIQPKYAITMTIIIWLIDIIPFLGSIIILAPWGLYHLLVGNISIAVKLFILAAILLIIRRVVEPKLMGDHIGLSTLPTLIAMFIGLQLFGVIGLLAGPFVIIFFIALKETGIIKLNFKI, via the coding sequence ATGAATAAAATTAATACTAGGAAACTAATTTTTAGAATGATTATGATTATTTCTTTAATCGTAGCCGCATATTTTATTGTCCCGGTTTCCGTTCCCATAATATTAGCTGGTGTTACCGCATTTTTTTTAGAGCCAATTGTTATGTTCTTTAAACGGCGATGGAAAATGTCTCGGAAAATTGCAGTTGCCTTTATTTATATAGTGAGCGTTATTTTAATTTCTATTATTTGTTACTTTACTATTACACAACTTATGTCGCAAATAATTTTAATTTCAAAGCAAGCTCCCTATTATATTTCAAAACTATCAGAAATGTGGCTCAACATGCAAGAAAACATTTCTAAATACACAGAAGACTTTCCTCCCGAAGTAAGTACCTCGCTTCAAAATACAACAATGGATTTCATAAAGAAAATGGAAGAATCTTTTTTAAACTTCTTTAATTATACTAAAGTTACAGCCTTCTTCGCTGAAATCCCAAGCCTATTTATCAGTCTTCTCGTTTATATGATTGCTCTATTTCTATTTATGCTAGATTTGCCCAAGTTAAAACAGATTACTTATAAATATTTAAAGCCTAGTACTGCAAATAAATTGAAAATCGTCTTGAATCGTTTAAAGGGTGCTATTTTCGGCTATATGAAGGCACATCTACTCGTTAGCTTTGTTATTGGAGGCGTCACACTTATTGGCCTCCTACTAATCCAACCAAAATATGCAATAACGATGACCATCATTATATGGCTAATTGATATTATTCCTTTCCTCGGCTCTATTATTATTTTAGCGCCATGGGGGCTTTATCACCTATTGGTAGGAAATATATCTATTGCTGTAAAATTATTCATCCTAGCTGCTATTTTACTCATTATTCGTCGAGTAGTCGAGCCTAAATTAATGGGTGACCATATCGGTTTATCAACTTTACCTACATTAATTGCAATGTTTATTGGTCTTCAGTTATTTGGTGTGATCGGTTTACTCGCAGGTCCTTTTGTCATTATTTTCTTTATTGCATTAAAAGAAACAGGTATTATCAAGCTGAATTTTAAAATATAG
- a CDS encoding NlpC/P60 family protein gives MGKRNKWRKSVVLALALAGGLLFNTVQPTEVHAEETSQQMIDKKAKIDAEVKKLQEELTKLQQEIDEKVKVFNKVQADIKAVDTDIKETEKRIEQRSKILSERMAAYQAQDDTVGVYLNVVLESKSFADLMDRVVAVKTLMDADQELVDQQEADKANLEKQKATLDEKQKELQKQFQELQQKESEMEVKKAENEAKSLALKAEIATKKEEERLEAERKKAEEEAARLRALQSATPVVQATNGNGNDSGSDKDSSNSNNGNKGNAQKVVVGSGAGTASSGDAISTAKQFLGSSYVWGGSSPSTGFDCSGLVQWSYAQAGVSLPRTASQQYLATQRISASEARVGDLVFFSYGSGVAHVGIYLGNNTMIDAQNKGVVIESLDWWNQYLVGFGRIQ, from the coding sequence GTGGGTAAGCGCAATAAATGGCGTAAGTCGGTGGTACTAGCATTAGCACTAGCTGGTGGCTTATTATTTAACACAGTTCAACCAACAGAAGTACACGCAGAAGAAACATCTCAACAAATGATTGATAAGAAAGCTAAAATAGATGCAGAAGTTAAAAAGCTTCAAGAAGAATTAACAAAACTACAACAAGAGATCGATGAAAAAGTAAAAGTATTTAACAAAGTACAAGCAGATATTAAAGCAGTTGATACAGATATTAAAGAAACTGAAAAGCGTATTGAGCAACGTTCAAAAATTTTAAGTGAACGTATGGCTGCGTATCAAGCACAAGATGACACTGTGGGTGTTTACTTAAACGTTGTTCTTGAATCAAAAAGCTTTGCAGATTTAATGGACCGTGTCGTAGCGGTAAAAACATTAATGGATGCTGACCAAGAATTAGTAGATCAACAAGAAGCAGATAAGGCTAATTTAGAGAAACAAAAAGCAACATTAGATGAAAAACAAAAAGAGCTTCAAAAGCAATTCCAAGAGCTTCAACAAAAGGAAAGCGAAATGGAAGTAAAAAAAGCTGAGAACGAAGCAAAATCTTTAGCATTAAAGGCAGAAATCGCAACGAAAAAAGAAGAAGAACGTTTAGAAGCAGAACGTAAAAAAGCAGAGGAAGAAGCAGCTCGTTTACGTGCACTTCAATCAGCTACTCCAGTTGTACAAGCAACAAATGGCAATGGTAACGATAGTGGCTCTGACAAGGATAGTAGCAATAGTAATAATGGTAACAAAGGTAATGCACAAAAAGTTGTTGTTGGGTCTGGCGCAGGAACTGCATCTTCAGGTGATGCTATTTCAACTGCGAAGCAATTCTTAGGTAGCAGCTATGTTTGGGGCGGTAGTAGCCCATCGACAGGATTTGACTGCTCTGGTCTTGTACAATGGTCTTACGCGCAAGCAGGTGTATCTTTACCTCGTACAGCATCACAACAATATTTAGCAACACAACGTATTTCAGCAAGTGAAGCACGTGTAGGTGACTTAGTATTCTTCAGCTATGGTTCAGGCGTAGCGCATGTAGGTATTTACTTAGGTAATAACACGATGATTGATGCACAAAATAAAGGTGTTGTCATTGAATCACTTGATTGGTGGAATCAATATTTAGTAGGCTTCGGACGTATTCAATAA
- a CDS encoding AarF/UbiB family protein translates to MIFLKFLIQIIVVSGIIYFVSGRLIGSNINFVRRVLSVVISVILTSFVYWYSYLRHTDFLSETVMQTVTEVSTLIWIGSMLLISMLLYLVFELFDPSGIAAGDRRNGQKNLLLRLRSYWRQQKRLRHVLKIAVTNGVVQTIKYARQRENEKELAIALRATLEQCGGIFIKFGQVLSTRKELFSPIFIDELERLQHRVKPLPPEQITQILEGTLPKPVNDIFANFQMEPIAAASIGQVHKARLKNYDEVVVKLLRPEIKGIMRDDLDILEEFSNWLTSKSSWAESLGFRELARGFADGLREEIHLDIEVRNTLQVTNALAKSDYKVRIPKIYTEYCNENIIVMEYVRGKSVADGTAVFNSLKIDRMQFARTVLYSFFEQMLFSGIFHADPHPGNIHIDEIDGTPILLDFGAVGRLGATQQEGLKLFLMGIQLNDSSILYDGLTLLIENADHAERAKMEQAIDQILLKISYVDRIPTEELIHALFTVVRDFGLAFYPAVGLALRSLVTLDGTLRVIDSSFDIFTEAKDFSSAYMRASFLKPFKEPMATKERLQEELSMLIPTLRKMPRRVDQLIQRVESGKIILHHDVFSDEHNARFITNLFSQLVLLLVGITFGIISVALLAIAQFIHASYAVYLNTAAYIGLFLCAILLVRLSIQALRSMKQ, encoded by the coding sequence TTGATTTTTTTGAAATTTTTAATCCAAATCATTGTTGTATCAGGGATTATTTATTTTGTAAGTGGTCGATTAATTGGTTCAAATATCAATTTTGTTCGTAGGGTTCTTTCTGTAGTCATTAGTGTGATCTTGACGTCCTTTGTTTACTGGTATTCTTATTTGCGCCATACAGATTTTTTATCCGAAACGGTGATGCAAACGGTAACAGAGGTCAGTACACTTATTTGGATTGGTAGCATGCTGCTAATTTCTATGCTGCTCTACCTTGTTTTTGAGCTTTTTGACCCAAGTGGTATTGCAGCTGGAGATCGTCGTAATGGTCAAAAAAATCTATTGTTGCGCCTTCGTAGCTACTGGCGACAACAAAAGCGCTTGCGACATGTGTTAAAAATAGCAGTGACAAATGGTGTTGTTCAAACGATTAAATACGCAAGACAACGAGAAAATGAAAAGGAGCTTGCAATTGCTTTAAGGGCTACTTTAGAGCAATGCGGTGGGATATTTATTAAATTTGGTCAGGTGCTTTCTACACGTAAAGAACTGTTTTCGCCCATCTTTATTGATGAGTTGGAGAGGCTACAGCATCGTGTGAAGCCTTTACCGCCAGAGCAGATAACTCAAATTTTAGAAGGAACACTTCCTAAGCCGGTGAATGACATCTTTGCAAATTTTCAAATGGAGCCTATTGCTGCGGCATCTATTGGACAAGTACATAAGGCACGATTAAAGAATTATGATGAAGTCGTGGTGAAGCTATTGCGTCCAGAAATAAAGGGGATCATGCGAGATGATCTCGATATTTTAGAGGAATTTTCCAATTGGCTAACAAGCAAGTCTTCATGGGCTGAGTCACTGGGCTTTCGGGAACTTGCTAGAGGATTTGCAGATGGATTACGCGAGGAAATTCATTTAGATATTGAGGTTCGGAATACATTGCAGGTGACAAATGCCCTTGCTAAAAGCGATTATAAGGTACGGATTCCAAAAATCTATACAGAATATTGTAATGAAAATATTATTGTTATGGAATATGTACGTGGGAAAAGTGTTGCGGATGGTACGGCTGTATTTAATAGTTTAAAAATTGATCGTATGCAGTTTGCGCGTACTGTTTTATATTCCTTCTTTGAGCAGATGCTCTTTTCGGGTATTTTTCATGCAGATCCACATCCAGGAAATATCCATATTGATGAGATAGATGGCACACCAATCCTGCTTGATTTTGGTGCTGTTGGTCGTTTGGGAGCTACACAACAAGAGGGCTTAAAGCTATTTTTAATGGGGATTCAGCTAAATGATTCAAGTATTTTATATGATGGCTTAACACTATTGATTGAAAATGCTGATCATGCAGAACGTGCAAAGATGGAACAAGCAATTGATCAAATCTTGTTGAAAATTTCTTACGTGGATCGAATTCCAACAGAAGAATTAATACATGCGTTATTTACGGTTGTTCGTGATTTCGGTCTTGCTTTCTATCCTGCGGTAGGTTTAGCGCTAAGGTCACTAGTAACATTGGATGGGACATTGCGGGTAATTGATTCGAGTTTTGATATTTTTACGGAAGCAAAAGATTTTTCATCCGCGTATATGCGGGCATCTTTCCTGAAGCCATTTAAAGAACCGATGGCAACAAAGGAACGCTTGCAAGAAGAACTATCCATGCTTATTCCGACATTACGCAAAATGCCAAGACGAGTTGACCAGCTTATTCAACGGGTGGAGAGCGGGAAAATTATTTTACATCACGATGTTTTTTCGGATGAGCATAATGCTCGTTTTATTACAAATCTGTTTTCCCAGTTGGTCCTGCTTCTTGTTGGTATTACCTTTGGCATTATTTCTGTAGCACTTTTAGCAATCGCACAATTTATTCACGCTTCATATGCCGTTTACTTAAATACAGCTGCATACATAGGTTTATTTTTGTGTGCTATTCTTTTAGTTCGGCTTTCTATTCAAGCGTTACGCTCTATGAAGCAATAG